One Candidatus Eisenbacteria bacterium genomic window carries:
- a CDS encoding PIG-L family deacetylase codes for MSFSSPDFGGIHLDENLRLLAVLAHPDDESLGFGGTLVHYAAEGVETHVVTATLGQSGRFRGHPQGSPEHPGPDALGALRERELRAAAEVLGLRSVSLLGYVDGRLDQADPREAVGRIVAQVRRVRPQVVLTFDSEGSYGHPDHIAISQFTTAALVAAADGAYSGEGAGLPPHAAAKLYFAAWPPTAMAAYEAAFRKLISRVDGVDREARGWPAWAITTVIDTRVCWDTVWRAVSCHESQVTAYEKLATLTPELHEALWGWQSYYRAMSTVNGGRARETDLFEGLRATRA; via the coding sequence CTGTCATTCTCCAGCCCTGACTTCGGAGGAATTCACCTGGACGAGAACCTGCGACTGCTCGCCGTTCTGGCCCACCCGGACGACGAGTCGCTCGGCTTCGGTGGCACCCTCGTGCATTACGCCGCCGAGGGCGTCGAAACCCACGTGGTCACCGCGACGCTCGGCCAGAGCGGCCGCTTTCGCGGCCACCCGCAGGGCTCGCCCGAACACCCGGGCCCCGACGCCCTGGGAGCGCTGCGCGAGCGCGAGCTGCGCGCCGCGGCGGAGGTCCTGGGGCTGCGGAGCGTCTCGCTGCTCGGCTACGTGGACGGCCGCCTCGACCAGGCCGATCCGCGCGAGGCCGTCGGGCGGATCGTCGCGCAGGTGCGGCGGGTTCGTCCGCAGGTCGTGCTCACCTTTGACTCCGAGGGCTCCTACGGCCACCCGGACCACATCGCGATCTCGCAGTTCACGACCGCCGCGCTGGTCGCCGCGGCCGACGGGGCGTATTCGGGAGAGGGCGCCGGGCTCCCGCCGCATGCGGCGGCCAAGCTCTACTTCGCCGCCTGGCCGCCCACCGCGATGGCCGCGTACGAGGCCGCGTTCCGGAAGTTGATCTCGCGCGTGGATGGCGTGGATCGCGAGGCCCGCGGCTGGCCGGCGTGGGCGATCACGACCGTCATTGATACGCGGGTCTGCTGGGATACCGTGTGGCGGGCGGTCTCCTGCCACGAGTCGCAGGTCACCGCCTACGAGAAGCTCGCCACGCTCACGCCGGAGCTGCACGAGGCGCTGTGGGGCTGGCAGTCGTACTACCGCGCCATGAGCACGGTGAACGGCGGCCGGGCCCGCGAAACCGATCTGTTCGAAGGATTACGCGCGACACGGGCCTGA